One genomic region from Pecten maximus chromosome 5, xPecMax1.1, whole genome shotgun sequence encodes:
- the LOC117328565 gene encoding flocculation protein FLO11-like gives MISKKEILTSLKRIHKPIPNHRKNRKSDCIASLRGFYSTRGRRNTARTALFVIGEEDHWSKDDTRLLKVETEMERISLLIVGVGIQSFSVLNAIQMIVSDNRKFYVLPSYSGLKRLSEELTTGPCLPMSLETSGSVTPQPVTPVPLPTLSFYKRCRELADGQNYIREIPFLGWQHLTCPKGTRIDTRDCKCRIPTGDRIPEVTSIVTTQVLAESLKTQVSVPTSPMLTTRTANLFVTTVETTTLKSPPVQTTTPKSLPVQITTPKSPPVQITTQKSPPVQTTTQKSPPVHTTTQKSTPGLTTTQKSPPVQTTTPKSPPVQTTPKSPPVQTTTPKSPPVQTTTPKSPPAPTTTPKSTPVQTTTPKSPPVQTTTPKSPPVQTTIPASIVKEVTKAHLLLTKLENIVTVDRNSRQKAPQAITTVNIQPILHATTKAKTSERTTKVTGLPEPSTFNLAIAATSTSDKVIDLIDLSKYLTKEPSIITTKSPSIDSSHIRNQPAKTLNFHSEIHKLSASSKWTRGGGHKT, from the exons ATGATTTCCAAAAAAGAAATCCTAACTTCTCTAAAACGTATACACAAACCGATACCCAATCACAGAAAAAACAGGAAAAGTGATTGTATTGCGAGTCTGCGAGGGTTCTATTCCACCAGAGGGCGCCGTAATACCGCCCGAACAGCACTGTTCGTTATTGGTGAGGAGGATCACTGGAGCAAAGATGACACCCGATTATTGAAAGTGGAAACGGAAATGGAACGTATATCGCTTCTTATAGTTGGCGTAGGAATACAAAGCTTTTCCGTCCTGAATGCCATCCAGATGATCGTCTCAGATAACCGGAAGTTCTATGTTTTGCCGTCGTATTCCGGTCTAAAGCGGCTCTCTGAAGAGCTCACCACAGGCCCGTGTCTAC CCATGTCGTTGGAGACATCCGGATCTGTGACTCCACAGCCGGTCACACCTGTACCCCTCCCGACCCTCAGCTTCTACA AGAGATGTCGTGAGTTGGCGGACGGGCAGAATTATATCAGGGAAATCCCCTTTCTGGGATGGCAGCATCTGACGTGTCCGAAAGGTACCCGGATTGACACTAGAGACTGCAAATGTCGGATACCGACTGGCGATA GGATACCGGAAGTGACATCGATCGTAACAACTCAAGTGTTGGCTGAATCATTAAAAACCCAGGTTTCGGTACCGACTTCACCCATGCTGACAACACGAACAGCAAACCTCTTCGTAACTACAGTGGAGACAACCACTCTAAAGTCACCTCCAGTTCAGACAACAACACCAAAGTCACTTCCAGTTCAAATAACCACTCCAAAGTCACCTCCAGTTCAAATAACCACACAAAAGTCACCTCCAGTTCAGACAACCACTCAAAAGTCACCTCCAGTTCATACAACCACTCAAAAGTCAACTCCAGGGCTGACAACCACTCAAAAGTCACCTCCAGTTCAGACAACCACTCCAAAGTCACCTCCAGTTCAGACCACTCCAAAGTCACCTCCAGTTCAGACAACCACTCCAAAGTCACCTCCAGTTCAGACAACCACTCCAAAGTCACCTCCAGCTCCGACAACCACTCCAAAGTCAACTCCAGTTCAGACAACCACTCCAAAGTCACCTCCAGTTCAGACAACCACTCCAAAGTCACCTCCAGTTCAGACAACTATCCCAGCATCAATTGTCAAAGAAGTAACGAAAGCACATCTTCTTTTAACAAAACTAGAAAACATTGTCACGGTTGACAGGAATAGTCGGCAAAAAGCACCACAAGCAATAACGACTGTTAACATCCAGCCAATTCTTCACGCAACAACCAAAGCTAAAACCTCGGAAAGGACAACAAAGGTGACGGGACTTCCGGAACCGTCGACATTTAATCTAGCTATCGCTGCGACATCTACTTCCGATAAGGTCATAGACTTAATAGATTTAAGCAAATATCTTACTAAAGAACCATCGATAATAACAACAAAATCGCCATCAATAGACAGTTCACATATTCGAAATCAACCAGCTAAAACGTTAAATTTCCACAGCGAGATACATAAACTGTCCGCAAGTAGTAAATGGACGCGAGGAGGGGGGCACAAAACATGA